The following DNA comes from Candidatus Dormiibacterota bacterium.
CCTGCCGGGGACGGGGAAGAGCTTCGGCCGCACCGGCGCCGCCGCCTCCGGCCTGGTGCTGCTCCTCGCCCTGGTGGTGCCGCCGCTCACCAACGTCGACATCTCCGGGCGGATCTTCGACGTGGGCAGCGGCCAGGGCGGCCGCGGCGGCGGCCAGGGCGGGCTCCGCGGCGGCGGCACCGCCGAGCAGCAGGCCCCGATCCAGTTCTCCGCCGACACCCAGCCCGGGGGCGCCCTGGTGGCCGTCCCCCGGCCGGTGCTCAGCTACACCTCCGACAACTCGGAGTCCGTCTACCTGCGGGTGGTCAACGACACCGTCTTCGACCGGGGGAACTGGTACTACTGCAAGCCGCCGCTGGCCCGCCTCCCCCTGGGTGCGGGGGGCAGCGTCCCCCTCGACGCCGGGCCCGCCGCCGGCGCCGTGGGCACCCGGGAGCGGCGGCTGCGGGTGAAGATCATGCTCGACCCGGCGGCCGCGGCGGCCCAGGCCGACGCCCTCTTCCCCGGCGAGCCGCAGTCGGTGCTGAGCGCCGGGAAGGTGCCGGCTGGGAGCGCCGCGAGCTGCGCCCACCCCACCGGCTCGGCCGGCGGCGGTCTGCTGACCGTCGACCGGGTGCCGCTGCGCCCGGGGATCGACAGCCTCGACACCGTGGGGCTGCAGCCCACCGCCACCGAGTCCGAGCTGCGCGGCGCCGGCATCGACTACCCGGCCTGGGTGCTGCAGTTCACCCAGCTGCTCACCCGGGACCCCGCCGACACCACCCAGAAGCTCGCGATCCAGGCGAGGGCGCGGGAGTGGACCCGCGGCCTGACCAACCCCTACGACATCGCGACCGCGATCGAGAGCCACCTGCGCTCGCCGGACTTCACCTACACCCTCACCCCGCCGCGCCCGCCCGACGGCACCTGGCCGATCACCTGGTTCCTGCTCACCAGCCACCAGGGCTACTGCCAGTACTTCGCCTCCTCGATGGCGACGATGCTGCGGTCGCTCGGCATCCCCGCCCGGGTCGTGGGTGGCTATGGCGGCGGCACCGAGGACGACAGCAACGCCAACGCCAGCACCCGAACCGTCGACCACCGGGTGACCACCACCGACGCCCACAACTGGGTCGAGGCCTACTTCCCCCACAACGGATGGATCCCCTTCGAGCCGACCCCGCCGAGCTCGGTGGGCGGCCAGTTCGACACCTTCCCGCGCGGCAACCCGGCGGCGCCCAGCGGCACCACCGGCCCGCTCACCACCACCGCGACGCCGCTGCCGGCGCCGCGACTGCGCACCCAGGCCGAGCCTCCTCAGGGGGCGGAGGTCACCCCCGCCGGCGGCGCCCCCCGCGGGCTGGTGGCGCTGGTGGTGACCGCCCTGGCCCTGGCGGCGCTGGCGGTGGTGGGGTGGCGCTGGCTCGCCGGCGCCCACGGCGACGGCGCGCTGCGGCAGCGGATGCGGCTTCTCGGCCTCGCCTTCGGGGTGCGTCGACGGCCCTCGGACACCGACGCCGCATTCGCCCGCAGGCTGGCCTCCGCGCTCCCCGCCGACACCACCACCGTGCTCCACCGCGATGGCTCGGCACCGCCGGGACCGCGGCCGGTGCGTGACGCCGCCGCCGAGGCCCTCGCCGTGGTGGCCGAGCTCTCCG
Coding sequences within:
- a CDS encoding transglutaminase-like domain-containing protein; the protein is MVAQGVASRPLPATHRGRTAAAVLVIALVAATTWAVMVADWVDGTGVTLAAAVVATAEAVLIARSLVGRVVAAIAAPLLGLIVIVLLTLGSMPADGGAGLQHAVLRYAGALAAGLFQSDDWTFLVGLCGALWLVGFWTGWVAVREQRGVLAVLPVYAVLAVNALNAPSLEHVLVPEACTVGLSLLVVTRTHLAHLESGWRRRRIIALPGTGKSFGRTGAAASGLVLLLALVVPPLTNVDISGRIFDVGSGQGGRGGGQGGLRGGGTAEQQAPIQFSADTQPGGALVAVPRPVLSYTSDNSESVYLRVVNDTVFDRGNWYYCKPPLARLPLGAGGSVPLDAGPAAGAVGTRERRLRVKIMLDPAAAAAQADALFPGEPQSVLSAGKVPAGSAASCAHPTGSAGGGLLTVDRVPLRPGIDSLDTVGLQPTATESELRGAGIDYPAWVLQFTQLLTRDPADTTQKLAIQARAREWTRGLTNPYDIATAIESHLRSPDFTYTLTPPRPPDGTWPITWFLLTSHQGYCQYFASSMATMLRSLGIPARVVGGYGGGTEDDSNANASTRTVDHRVTTTDAHNWVEAYFPHNGWIPFEPTPPSSVGGQFDTFPRGNPAAPSGTTGPLTTTATPLPAPRLRTQAEPPQGAEVTPAGGAPRGLVALVVTALALAALAVVGWRWLAGAHGDGALRQRMRLLGLAFGVRRRPSDTDAAFARRLASALPADTTTVLHRDGSAPPGPRPVRDAAAEALAVVAELSGKERYSVEGLLPAEEVRRRRAWQRVCRASMLLFWRRLLAVTARA